ATCCATGGACCGGTACAGTCTGTTCATCTTCTCCCTGCACCACTCCCAGAGCCGCCCTCCCAGTTTTTTTGTCTCACGCCAGAGCCTAAGGGCAAGCACTTTTTCCTGCACGTACCCCCGGATCCCAAGCACTTTGATCTGCCGCAGACAGCACGCTCCCCAGTAGACCGATGCAAAGAAGAACGTCCACAGCACAAAGTCCGCCATATCGGGAATCCCTTTATTTCTGCCCAGTATGACGTCCACATTGGACAAAATAAGGCAGAATGAGATCAAGGGTACTCCGGCCGCGGCCTCGAAAGGCACATGGAATATCTTTTCTTCTCCTGTGTGAAAAGACGGGCGGCTCGGAAAATATACCGCGGCCAGACACATGAGAAGTATAAGGGCAAAAATGCCGTAGACAATGGCATCCGGAGCAAAGCCGTAATAGCCAAGTGTCTCGTCGAGAAAATCGTTAAGGTTCTGCTCGGACATTACATATGTGTAAGTCCTGTCTGCGGGCCGGAGAAGCTGCGGGGCGTCATATTCCATGGCGTAGTCGGCATACAGATCCTCGCCGGACATATTGCTGATAAGCCTTTTCAGTTCTATCATCTGACTGTCTTTATACTCCCCGGTGACCGACGTCACAGACGGCGTACCGTTCTTGTCGTATGAGATGACGATTCCAACCGCGTATCTGTCCATGTCAGAATCTTTTAATTTCTCCGCAGAACCTGCAAGGCTTTTATCGATCACCTTTCCGCCGGCGTCCTGCACCTGATATTCGGTATACGGATATATCTGCTTAAAACTATCCATCAGCGAAGGATAGTTTTCGTCCAGACTGCTGTCCTGAAGATTCCCTGCCTCCTCTATATTGTAGAGAGCATAGTTGCTTTTCAGAAATAAATCAAGAAACTCCTCAGAATGGAGGTAGCCTTCCTTTACCTTCTCTTCTGTCCTGCGGCTGTCTCTGTATGACTGGTCGTACTGGCCTATCATAATACATGCGGACAACAGTATCATTATTACGATCATACCGACGGCAAGTTTATGCCTGTTTTTCAATTTTGTATCCAACGCCCCACACCACCTTCAAATATTTTGGTTCTTTTGGATTGATCTCTATCTTCTCACGGATATTTCGGATGTGTACCATGATCGTATCTGTCGTTATGGCCCGTTCATTCCACACCCGCTCATATATCTCCTCCGCCGAGAATACTCTGCCCGGACTCTTCATGAGCAGAAGCAGTATCTTGTACTCTATCGGCGTCAGTTTCACCGGTTCTCCGTCCACTGCAGCCTCCACCGTGTCTTCATTGATCTCCAGTCCGCCGATGACATGGACATTGGCAGAGGCTTCTTTTTCATTCAGCTTCTCAGCAAATTTACGGTATCTTCTCAGCTGGGAATTCACCCGCGCCAGCAGTTCCATCGGCGTAAACGGCTTCGTGACGTAATCATCTGCTCCGATATTAAGTCCCATGATCTTATCCACTTCTTCTGATTTAGCCGACAGCATGATAACCGGAAAGTCATGCTTCTCTCTCAGTCTGACCACCATGGTGATGCCGTCCATCCTTGGCATCATCACATCCACTATCGCCAGATGTATGTCTTCTCTCTCAATCACTTCCAGCCCTTCTCTGCCGTCCGCTGCCTGGTATACCTCGTATCCCTGGCTCTTCAGATATATCTCAACACCTTCTCTGATCTCTTTGTCATCTTCCACTATCAATACATGATTCATTTCCATCGTCGTCCGCTCCTCATCTCATATGTTCTGTATGGCCTCAGGCCACATCCGGAATTAATAAATAACACCTCCCTTTTGCACCTTGTAGTATTACCTTACTATCGGATTCTAAAGGGAGGCCTGATAAAAAACTAAAGATTTTCTAAACATGCAGGGTTTCCAGAAATTGTACCATCCGGTCGACATTTACCTGCCCCGGCGCAGACGCTTTGCCTGCCGCCGCAAATGTGACCGAAGAACCGAAGACTTCTCCCGCCAGTCGGCTTACCGTGCCCATGCTTCCCATGGACATTGTGATCACCGGGCGGCTGTCCGGCTCTTCCCTCACCGTGAGTGTGGCGTCAAGGAGCGTGAGCACATCGCGGCCGCAGTTCGGCATGACGGCGATCTTCCATATATCCGCTCCGAGCTCCTTCATATAATGCAGTCTGCCGAGCAGTTCTTCCTTCGGCGGCGTCTTATCAAAGTCATGGCTGGATGCCACCGCCTTGACTCCTGCGCTCTGTACTTCTCTGATGATACTGCGTGCCTGTCCGGCAAAGGAACATACTTCCACGTCAATGAGATCCGCATATCCGGACCGGGCCACCGCCGTATTGAGCTGTACATATTCTGCTTCGCTTATCCGTGCAGCGCCGCCCTCCTTCGCTGTCCGGAAGGTAAAGAGAAGGGGAATATCTCCGAGCGCTTCCCTGAGCTGTGCGGCGGTCTCCACTGCCTTGCCGCAGTCTTTTGCGTCTGTGTACCAGTCTGCCCTCCACTCCGCCATATCCAGCGGAAGATCAGCCAGAGCTCTGGCCTGTGCAGCGATCTCCTCTTTTCCTGTCTCCACGATCGGGACGCAGATCTTGGGGCGTCCTTCTCCTATTTTTATATTTCTTACGGTCACTGGATCCATACAGTTCTCCTTCCTTTACACAACTTCGTTGATATATATTTCTGACAGTGGTATGACTTTGTTCAGTTCCTCTTTCATGCGTTCCGACATGTGCGCCCCTTCTCTCCTGCATGCATCCTCTGCCGTGCATGCGCCGAATATAAGTTCACCGAGAACGGATATGGGAATCGTACCTTCGCTGTTCTCTTCCTTCCCCTCCATCAGCATGACACCGGAATGCTCCGTCCCTGTGAGAACGACGCAGCGGCAGTTGTCCTCTATGACAGGGTCTGTGATGCAGAAGCATACTGCAGTCAGGCTTCTGAGGCTCAGGCTCATGAGCAGCCGGCGCGCGTCGACGGGGCGCACCATGATCAGCGGCCTGCCTGTCTCTACTTCCGGAACATACGGGCGGCAGTCCGTGATCACTCCGTCCCGCCGGTACAGCATAAGCTTCCCGCCGTCTGCACCGTACTCCTTTTTAAGCCGCTCATAATAGGCGGCGCTTCGGACGGCAAAGACATCGTAACGGCTCTCCAGATACCGGTTTGCAGCCTCTGCGAGCTCCTGGCATTCTCCATATGAGAGTTCGCGGATGTCCGTATCCGCACATGCTTCATCCGGGCGCTGCCCGTCTGCACACGCACAGAAGCTTCTCTTCTGCTCATACACCGTGCGGAAATCATAGGGCAGATAGATCGCCTCCGCCGCCGGCATCAGAAAGGTGAACGTCTCGCCTGCCTCATACATTGCCTTGAGCGCGCTGTTCAGAAGCAGCCCCATATAGCCCCGCCTGCGGTAAGCCGCCCTCGTGGCCACCGCCACAATATAATGCGCCGTCTGCCTCCTGCCGTTTACACTCATCTCATAAGGATTGAGGTGCAGCATCGCCTGGATGTCCCCGTCTTCTTCTATCACATATATCTTGTTGTCTTTTATCTTCTCTGTGTAATAATAATCTACAAAGCTGCCGCTGTCATCTGGAAACACTTCTTCATAGAGCGGCCTTGTCAAAACGTGTTCTTCCCTGGATAGTTTTCTGATCTTCATCTATTTACTCCTTTTTAAGGCTAACTGTCTCGTTCAATATAAGGAATATGTCTATGTTATAAAAATAGACTGCGCACTGCGCAATCTATCTCTGTCAACTCCTTACATTCTGCTGCGCGGACAGCCGGAACATCCGCCGCACCCGCCTTCCGCCGGGCCTACCGCGTAGCTTGCATTCGCGATCGTCTCGATGCCTGCAACGGCCTGTGCCGATATTCCTTCTCCGGCCCCGGTAAATCCAAGCCCTTCTTCCGTGGTCGCCTTTATATTCACCTGGCTTACGTCCAGATGCAGCGCGGCTGCGACATTTTCCCGCATCTTTTCTATATGGGGCGCCATCTTCGGCCGCTGCGCGATTATCGTCGCGTCGATGTTGCCGATGACATAAAGCTCTTCCTCGACCAGCCCGCCGACACGTTCCAGAAGCTTCATGCTGGATGCCCCTTCATATTCCGGGTCCGTATCCGGGAAATGCCTTCCGATATCTCCAAGCGCAGCTGCTCCAAGCAGCGCGTCCATGATGGCATGGAGGAGCACGTCCGCGTCAGAATGTCCGAGCAGACCTTTCTCATGAGGGATCTTCACTCCACCGACGATCAGCTCTCTTCCTTCCACAAGCTTATGAACATCATAGCCCATTCCTACCCGCATATTATTACTCCTTCTCTTCGTCAGTCTCTTCTATATTGTTGCCATCTTCCGGAGTTTCTACCACTTCTGCCGTGTTTTCTTCAATTTCCTCCGACGCCGTCTCCTCCTGCGCCTCTTCTATCACATCGTCATCCACCGGCTCCTGCGGCCCTTCTTTCAGATAGGTCCTCACTCCCGTCAGAAGCCAGCCAATACCTATCACCGCAAATGCAGCCCCCGCCAGCGTGTACCACGTATAGTTCTTCGGCATCTCCGTCAGGGCATCCTTGATGAGTCCGATTCCAAGATACGCGAGATATCCTCCTGTGATAAGCCGGAATACAAAACGTCCTTTTGTCATAATTTTTATCTTCTGCCTCCTGTTTTCTGTACATTTCGTCTCTCTTAAACCGATTAAAAAAACTATATCATAAACTATAATCGAATGCAATAACGGCAGAAAAAGCGCATCGGAAAAAAATTACAAATTTCCTCAAAAAAAGTGTTGACATTTTCCCGATTTCAATAGTATAATAGCAAAGCGGGTTGCGAGAGAACAACCTCAAAAAATGGGATCATAGCTCAGCTGGGAGAGCATCTGCCTTACAAGCAGAGGGTCATAGGTTCGAGCCCTATTGGTCCCATTTACAAAAAAAGATTTATCTTTTTTTGTGTCAATTTGATATCTGGCGGGATAGCTCAGTTGGCTAGAGCATACGGTTCATACCCGTAGTGTCGCTGGTTCAAATCCAGTTCCCGCTACTTTAAAGACTCATCTGCTGTGATGAGTTTTTTTGTTTGGAAATTCAAAAGGATCGACGATGGGGTCAGGCCCCTATGGAATATAACTCCATAGGGGCCTGACCCCTTTGCGCGGATCTATGTTCTGTCAGAGAACTTTTTTCTATACGATTCCCTGGGCCGTCATTGCTTCTACTACTTTTTCAAAACCTGCGATGTTGGCGCCTACTACGTAATTGCCTTCAGCATCGTAGCGTTTTGCGGCGTCGGCCATATTGTGGCAGATATTTATCATGATTCCCTGCAGCTTTGAATCTACCTCATCAAAGGACCAGCTTAAGCGCTCGCTGTTCTGGGACATCTCGAGGGCAGATGTGGCAACTCCGCCGGCATTGGCAGCTTTGCCGGGCGCAAACAGCACGCCGTGGCTCTGAAGGTATTCCGTCGCCTCCAGCGTCGTCGGCATGTTGGCTCCTTCCGCAACTGCGATACATCCGTTTTCTGTGAGCTGTTTCGCGTCTTCGATGAGAAGTTCGTTCTGTGTCGCGCACGGCAGTGCGATGTCAGCCTTTACGGACCACACGCCGCGTCCTTCATGATACTCGGAGTTTGGACGGTAGTTCTTATATTCCGTCAGTCTTGCACGGTTCACTTCCTTGATCTCTTTGAGCGCGGACACATCGATGCCGTCCGGGTCATATACCCATCCGTTGGAATCGCTGA
This is a stretch of genomic DNA from [Clostridium] hylemonae DSM 15053. It encodes these proteins:
- the aroD gene encoding type I 3-dehydroquinate dehydratase translates to MDPVTVRNIKIGEGRPKICVPIVETGKEEIAAQARALADLPLDMAEWRADWYTDAKDCGKAVETAAQLREALGDIPLLFTFRTAKEGGAARISEAEYVQLNTAVARSGYADLIDVEVCSFAGQARSIIREVQSAGVKAVASSHDFDKTPPKEELLGRLHYMKELGADIWKIAVMPNCGRDVLTLLDATLTVREEPDSRPVITMSMGSMGTVSRLAGEVFGSSVTFAAAGKASAPGQVNVDRMVQFLETLHV
- a CDS encoding response regulator transcription factor, producing MEMNHVLIVEDDKEIREGVEIYLKSQGYEVYQAADGREGLEVIEREDIHLAIVDVMMPRMDGITMVVRLREKHDFPVIMLSAKSEEVDKIMGLNIGADDYVTKPFTPMELLARVNSQLRRYRKFAEKLNEKEASANVHVIGGLEINEDTVEAAVDGEPVKLTPIEYKILLLLMKSPGRVFSAEEIYERVWNERAITTDTIMVHIRNIREKIEINPKEPKYLKVVWGVGYKIEKQA
- a CDS encoding sensor histidine kinase; protein product: MIVIMILLSACIMIGQYDQSYRDSRRTEEKVKEGYLHSEEFLDLFLKSNYALYNIEEAGNLQDSSLDENYPSLMDSFKQIYPYTEYQVQDAGGKVIDKSLAGSAEKLKDSDMDRYAVGIVISYDKNGTPSVTSVTGEYKDSQMIELKRLISNMSGEDLYADYAMEYDAPQLLRPADRTYTYVMSEQNLNDFLDETLGYYGFAPDAIVYGIFALILLMCLAAVYFPSRPSFHTGEEKIFHVPFEAAAGVPLISFCLILSNVDVILGRNKGIPDMADFVLWTFFFASVYWGACCLRQIKVLGIRGYVQEKVLALRLWRETKKLGGRLWEWCREKMNRLYRSMDEIDFNDRSNKIIIKIVLINFVILLVLCSLWLFGIIGLIVYSVLLFIVLKKYFNDLKDKYALLLKATNKIAEGNLDTEIEGDLGVFSPFRTEIEKIQNGFKMAVNEEVKSQKMKTELITNVSHDLKTPLTAIITYVNLLKEEKDEEKRQSYIKVLEQKSNRLKLLIEDLFEISKASSENVTLDLINVDIVNLFKQVKLELEDKIEEAKLEFRLSYPEEKLVLRLDSQKTYRIFENLLVNIVKYAMPGTRVYIELLREGDDAVVRMKNISAAELDFNPDEITERFVRGDASRNTEGSGLGLAIAKSFVELQGGKLKIETEADLYKAEIRWKM
- the ispF gene encoding 2-C-methyl-D-erythritol 2,4-cyclodiphosphate synthase, which translates into the protein MRVGMGYDVHKLVEGRELIVGGVKIPHEKGLLGHSDADVLLHAIMDALLGAAALGDIGRHFPDTDPEYEGASSMKLLERVGGLVEEELYVIGNIDATIIAQRPKMAPHIEKMRENVAAALHLDVSQVNIKATTEEGLGFTGAGEGISAQAVAGIETIANASYAVGPAEGGCGGCSGCPRSRM
- a CDS encoding GNAT family N-acetyltransferase, which codes for MKIRKLSREEHVLTRPLYEEVFPDDSGSFVDYYYTEKIKDNKIYVIEEDGDIQAMLHLNPYEMSVNGRRQTAHYIVAVATRAAYRRRGYMGLLLNSALKAMYEAGETFTFLMPAAEAIYLPYDFRTVYEQKRSFCACADGQRPDEACADTDIRELSYGECQELAEAANRYLESRYDVFAVRSAAYYERLKKEYGADGGKLMLYRRDGVITDCRPYVPEVETGRPLIMVRPVDARRLLMSLSLRSLTAVCFCITDPVIEDNCRCVVLTGTEHSGVMLMEGKEENSEGTIPISVLGELIFGACTAEDACRREGAHMSERMKEELNKVIPLSEIYINEVV